A window of Gammaproteobacteria bacterium contains these coding sequences:
- a CDS encoding class I SAM-dependent methyltransferase, protein MNIEKLGDYTNLADNYSAYRPGYSESVLAALFSLLEKPAPGVDFADVGAGTGIWTRMVCSRSVKSAIAVEPNEEMRSKGIADCAGLPVRWYKGKGEDTGLESDSVDFLTMASSFHWVDFDAGVKEFSRVLRKGGRFAALWNPRLIEENPVLVEIENTLHEMVPELKRVSSGRSGLTTTLTQKLNESPFFDDVVYIEGRHTVTQTPEQYLGAWWSVNDIRVQAGEDRFNAFMAYVEKFVGHMDGIETTYLTRAWSARTV, encoded by the coding sequence ATGAATATTGAAAAACTTGGAGATTATACAAATCTAGCTGATAACTATTCGGCATATCGGCCCGGATACTCGGAAAGTGTTTTAGCTGCTCTATTTAGTCTGCTAGAAAAGCCTGCACCGGGAGTAGACTTTGCAGACGTGGGTGCGGGAACCGGGATATGGACAAGGATGGTTTGCAGTAGATCGGTGAAATCAGCAATTGCTGTAGAACCTAACGAGGAAATGAGATCGAAAGGGATCGCAGACTGCGCCGGCCTACCCGTTCGTTGGTATAAAGGCAAAGGCGAAGATACTGGTCTTGAATCTGATTCTGTTGATTTCTTAACGATGGCATCGTCATTTCACTGGGTGGATTTTGATGCGGGAGTTAAGGAATTCTCCAGAGTACTAAGGAAGGGAGGGCGGTTTGCCGCTCTTTGGAATCCAAGACTAATTGAGGAAAATCCGGTTCTGGTCGAAATTGAAAATACGCTACACGAAATGGTGCCTGAGCTCAAACGAGTATCTTCCGGACGTTCTGGGTTAACGACTACCTTGACTCAAAAACTGAATGAATCACCATTTTTCGATGATGTGGTATACATAGAAGGTCGTCACACTGTCACACAAACACCAGAGCAATATCTCGGTGCGTGGTGGTCAGTTAATGATATTCGAGTACAAGCTGGGGAGGATAGATTTAACGCATTTATGGCGTATGTCGAAAAATTTGTCGGCCATATGGATGGGATCGAAACCACCTATCTTACAAGAGCATGGTCCGCCAGAACTGTTTAG
- a CDS encoding adenylyl-sulfate kinase, translating into MIKVNDSGTVFWVTGLSGAGKTTLASKLAQYLKENGKSVVFLDGDELREVFGDIHAHTRSERLALAKRYSRLCKMLSDQNKDVVCATISMFHEVQDWNRANIENYIEIFIDVPIEILVKRDQKRLYSHALAGKIENVMGVDVVAEFPVRPDLTIVNDGAQGIDEIFLTLITGLESQDEY; encoded by the coding sequence ATGATTAAAGTAAACGATTCTGGAACGGTATTTTGGGTTACCGGTTTGTCAGGCGCTGGCAAAACAACGCTTGCGAGCAAGCTGGCTCAATACCTGAAAGAAAATGGAAAAAGTGTTGTCTTTTTAGATGGAGATGAGCTGCGCGAAGTGTTTGGTGATATTCACGCACATACACGGAGCGAAAGACTAGCTTTGGCCAAACGATATTCCAGATTGTGTAAGATGCTGTCTGACCAAAATAAGGATGTTGTGTGCGCTACTATTTCTATGTTCCATGAAGTTCAGGATTGGAATCGTGCGAACATAGAAAATTATATCGAGATATTTATAGATGTGCCTATAGAAATTTTGGTTAAAAGAGACCAGAAACGGCTGTATAGCCATGCACTAGCTGGGAAAATCGAGAATGTTATGGGAGTTGATGTTGTTGCAGAGTTTCCGGTAAGGCCTGACTTAACAATCGTAAATGATGGGGCACAAGGAATAGATGAAATATTTTTAACGTTAATTACAGGATTGGAAAGCCAGGATGAATATTGA
- a CDS encoding sulfotransferase, translating to MSRITRLPVVYIVTTGRNGSIFFQSLLDSHPQILMISQIFQYPMFWRKNGEFNKEQLVDKFVEFFPNLFSINNVSFLKFDELGENQNEIVAVSEQRFRTKLLDLLSYADEVCEEDFFYAVHYAYDFARTGKDATDKKIIVHHIHDVYELLTVKPLHSDARAIALSRDPRAAIKSTFVSKTKITEHCNIAYFYRQVITSLMDISELTRNRKNLDCAALRLEDIHNFQKLILERICEYITIDFDPVLLESTIYGYKWWGDSATERKVNGFIENFEDNSWLSFYSNMDMKVMAYFFRNRFANFGYDPKVKAVGKYMAFMLLLLPMKAEREYLVNGSLAGIRGGVFFVRLWRVIYLGFKFRKMLFKQDKLINTNYFYINVLQPKSSQNFNHGQKMPNVA from the coding sequence ATGTCAAGAATAACTAGATTGCCTGTTGTATACATTGTAACCACGGGGCGAAATGGAAGTATTTTTTTTCAAAGTCTTCTGGATAGTCATCCTCAAATTCTCATGATTTCTCAAATTTTCCAGTACCCAATGTTTTGGCGAAAAAATGGTGAATTCAATAAGGAGCAATTAGTAGATAAATTTGTCGAATTCTTTCCCAATCTGTTTAGTATTAACAATGTCTCTTTCCTAAAGTTCGACGAGTTGGGTGAAAATCAAAATGAAATCGTTGCTGTTTCAGAACAGCGTTTTAGAACAAAGCTTCTGGACCTGCTATCATATGCTGATGAAGTCTGCGAAGAAGACTTTTTTTATGCTGTGCATTACGCGTATGACTTTGCGCGAACTGGAAAGGATGCAACAGATAAAAAGATTATTGTTCATCACATTCATGATGTATACGAGTTGTTGACGGTCAAGCCCCTCCATAGTGATGCCAGAGCGATAGCGTTAAGTAGAGATCCTCGGGCCGCCATCAAATCGACTTTTGTCAGCAAGACTAAAATCACGGAACATTGCAATATAGCTTATTTTTACAGGCAGGTTATCACGTCTTTGATGGATATATCTGAACTCACAAGAAATAGAAAGAATCTGGATTGCGCCGCGCTGAGACTCGAGGATATCCATAATTTTCAGAAATTGATCCTGGAACGAATCTGCGAATACATAACGATTGACTTTGACCCTGTACTGCTTGAAAGCACTATCTATGGGTATAAATGGTGGGGTGACAGCGCGACTGAGAGGAAAGTAAATGGCTTTATTGAGAACTTTGAAGATAACTCTTGGTTAAGCTTTTATTCCAATATGGATATGAAGGTTATGGCGTACTTTTTCCGTAATAGGTTTGCTAACTTCGGATATGATCCAAAAGTAAAAGCTGTAGGAAAATATATGGCCTTTATGTTACTGTTGTTGCCGATGAAAGCTGAGCGTGAGTACCTTGTCAACGGATCTTTAGCGGGCATTCGAGGCGGGGTATTCTTCGTAAGGTTGTGGAGAGTTATTTACTTGGGCTTTAAGTTTAGAAAAATGCTGTTTAAACAAGATAAACTGATCAATACAAATTATTTTTATATAAATGTGTTACAGCCCAAGTCCTCACAGAACTTTAATCATGGACAGAAGATGCCAAACGTTGCTTAA
- a CDS encoding class I SAM-dependent methyltransferase, translating to MNVSDYQAYHKIITSSYDERSKSYGQSNWHRSLAVQLVDYHPPQEGDSVLDIATGTGSAAYHCSGLVGRSGRVFGIDLSQGMISEAEKLKEVSLHDNLTFKVMDSEALDFPENSFDRIYCASAFFWIADKPRALANWRRMLKPGGLLGFHAWPETSFVCGCIARRVLKNHGIEYLANSPTGSMAICEALLRDSGYSEVEIKEVKDGHFMSLEEAKDGWISEEDYPIGQYPHPITAVPQEILEKAKLEYFAEMDKLAVEEGVWNDITTYYVYGVK from the coding sequence ATGAATGTTTCGGATTACCAAGCGTATCACAAGATAATTACTTCCTCATATGATGAGCGAAGCAAGTCATATGGGCAAAGTAATTGGCATAGGTCGTTAGCAGTGCAATTGGTAGATTATCATCCTCCACAAGAGGGTGACTCGGTATTAGATATAGCTACAGGTACTGGGTCTGCAGCTTACCATTGTTCCGGTTTGGTTGGTCGGTCCGGTCGAGTGTTCGGGATAGATTTGTCGCAGGGAATGATATCAGAAGCAGAAAAACTAAAAGAAGTTTCATTGCATGACAATTTGACTTTTAAGGTTATGGATTCCGAGGCGCTAGACTTTCCTGAGAATAGCTTTGATCGAATTTATTGTGCTTCAGCCTTCTTTTGGATTGCTGACAAGCCCAGAGCATTAGCGAATTGGCGCCGTATGCTAAAGCCGGGTGGGTTGCTTGGGTTTCATGCCTGGCCTGAAACTTCATTCGTTTGTGGTTGCATTGCGAGAAGGGTACTGAAGAACCACGGGATTGAGTATCTGGCGAATTCTCCTACCGGGTCAATGGCAATATGCGAAGCATTATTGAGAGACTCGGGTTATTCGGAGGTCGAAATCAAGGAAGTCAAAGATGGTCACTTCATGTCTCTAGAAGAGGCCAAAGACGGATGGATTTCAGAGGAGGACTATCCAATCGGGCAGTATCCACACCCAATCACAGCAGTTCCACAGGAAATACTAGAAAAGGCAAAGCTGGAGTATTTTGCAGAAATGGACAAGCTTGCGGTAGAAGAGGGCGTTTGGAATGATATTACGACGTATTACGTTTACGGTGTTAAATAG
- a CDS encoding pirin family protein: MNQGPVLKTIPLDFQWPTPDPFLFCVHHYDAYPEGNDKMGPAPNLLSGRNIGSDFEPRNGWRMYHGDTVPGFPVHPHRGFETVTIVRDGIVDHADSMGAAGRYGAGDTQWMTAGKGVQHSEMFPLIHRDKPNLMQLFQIWINLPRKSKFAEPHFTMFWQEKTPRKVFEDDKGAKTQVEVVAGKLEDITPLAPPPESWAADNTNEVAIWIIDMQANASWTLPAASAGVNRMLYFYDGESLGIGDTRLEVKTAAVMQAETSVILQAGNQPVRILMLQGKPIDEPVVQYGPFVMNTREEIQQAYNDFQATRFGGWVWKKRDPVHPREKPRFARFVNGREELP; this comes from the coding sequence ATGAATCAAGGCCCGGTTTTAAAAACTATCCCACTCGATTTTCAGTGGCCGACGCCCGATCCTTTTTTGTTTTGTGTACATCACTACGATGCCTATCCAGAAGGGAATGACAAGATGGGCCCTGCGCCAAATTTACTATCAGGTCGCAATATTGGCAGCGACTTTGAACCTCGGAACGGTTGGCGCATGTATCATGGCGATACGGTACCCGGCTTTCCCGTGCATCCTCACCGCGGGTTCGAGACTGTTACTATTGTGCGAGATGGCATAGTGGATCATGCCGATTCCATGGGGGCCGCAGGCCGATATGGTGCGGGTGATACCCAGTGGATGACTGCCGGCAAGGGTGTGCAACACAGCGAGATGTTTCCGCTCATTCATCGCGACAAGCCCAATCTCATGCAACTATTCCAGATTTGGATCAATCTTCCACGGAAGAGCAAATTCGCGGAACCGCATTTCACGATGTTCTGGCAGGAGAAAACGCCGCGCAAGGTTTTTGAAGACGACAAAGGCGCGAAAACACAGGTCGAAGTTGTGGCGGGTAAGCTAGAAGATATAACGCCCCTCGCACCGCCGCCGGAATCATGGGCCGCCGACAATACAAATGAAGTGGCCATCTGGATTATCGACATGCAAGCCAATGCCAGTTGGACGCTTCCCGCTGCAAGCGCCGGTGTGAATCGTATGCTTTATTTCTATGACGGTGAATCACTCGGTATCGGTGACACCAGGCTCGAAGTAAAGACCGCTGCCGTTATGCAAGCCGAGACCTCAGTCATACTCCAGGCGGGTAATCAGCCTGTGCGTATCCTCATGCTACAAGGTAAACCAATCGACGAACCGGTAGTACAATACGGTCCCTTCGTGATGAACACGCGCGAAGAAATTCAGCAGGCCTACAATGATTTTCAAGCCACTCGCTTTGGCGGCTGGGTGTGGAAAAAAAGAGACCCGGTGCATCCGCGAGAAAAGCCTCGCTTTGCCAGGTTTGTAAATGGGCGAGAGGAGTTGCCGTAG
- a CDS encoding MBL fold metallo-hydrolase, translating to MNAPFKRLLLCLAFVFNGGFAFGGQNSGVTDNMPKHHIANGFQNYPYVETAAPKGLFFYLRRFWGSVVLPDIPDGHVISEEMSLRLLESYEDSRITWLGHASFLITVSKVTILTDPFLTEFASPISWAGPRRFVESSIPIEKLPPIDVILLSHNHYDHLDERTIRRIANKERIHVVVPLGVGLLFRENGYTNVTELDWGESVEVRNTVFTSHSAVHDSARATDDHNKTLWSSWSIVSDEKRVFFIGDSGYSNSIYKEVGEQYGSFDYAVLPIGAYEPRKLMWMSHFTPEEAVKVGKELRAKNLIASHWGTVSSLSDELMWEPPKRFFNEGLSLGYGEDTLWIMKIGETRPMIFTDSGD from the coding sequence GTGAATGCGCCTTTCAAACGACTACTTTTATGTCTTGCTTTTGTTTTCAACGGTGGTTTCGCTTTTGGTGGACAGAATTCCGGCGTAACAGACAACATGCCTAAACATCATATCGCTAACGGTTTTCAGAATTATCCATATGTAGAGACGGCCGCGCCTAAAGGTCTTTTTTTCTATCTTCGACGGTTTTGGGGTTCTGTTGTCCTTCCGGACATTCCTGACGGGCATGTTATATCTGAGGAAATGTCGCTACGTTTGCTTGAAAGCTACGAAGATTCGCGCATAACCTGGTTAGGTCACGCATCTTTTCTGATTACGGTCTCCAAGGTAACTATTTTAACTGATCCTTTTTTGACGGAATTCGCGAGCCCTATATCGTGGGCGGGACCTCGGCGCTTTGTAGAATCAAGTATACCCATAGAAAAGCTTCCGCCAATAGACGTTATATTGCTTTCTCATAATCACTACGATCACTTGGATGAAAGAACCATTCGACGAATTGCAAATAAAGAGCGGATTCATGTTGTAGTGCCGCTAGGGGTGGGGTTACTTTTTCGTGAAAACGGCTATACAAATGTTACTGAGCTTGACTGGGGAGAATCCGTGGAGGTACGAAATACAGTCTTCACCTCTCATTCAGCAGTTCACGACTCTGCACGCGCCACGGATGACCATAATAAGACGCTATGGTCATCGTGGTCCATCGTTAGCGATGAAAAGCGTGTTTTCTTTATTGGTGACTCCGGCTATTCAAATTCCATCTATAAAGAAGTCGGAGAACAGTATGGTTCATTCGATTACGCGGTCTTACCCATCGGTGCCTATGAGCCAAGAAAACTAATGTGGATGTCACATTTTACGCCGGAAGAAGCGGTCAAGGTCGGAAAAGAGTTGCGTGCAAAAAACCTGATAGCATCCCATTGGGGAACTGTCAGCAGCTTATCGGATGAGCTTATGTGGGAACCGCCGAAACGTTTTTTTAACGAGGGGCTTTCACTTGGTTATGGGGAAGATACGCTTTGGATAATGAAGATCGGCGAAACTCGTCCTATGATATTTACGGATAGCGGAGATTAA
- a CDS encoding TlpA family protein disulfide reductase, which produces MKFYHSLILLLSLIFPSAYALTPGEVPVGGVLRDATLQGFGGDVLRLSSLRGKPLIINVWASWCGPCKAEMGSLENLHKRYGGKQFNLIGISTDDDTNAAFYFLMREGITFDNYADKNLMMENMLGANTIPVTLLIDANGKVLKKVRGFKEWDSPETIKMIASVLGVKL; this is translated from the coding sequence ATGAAATTTTACCACTCACTCATTTTGCTGCTATCCCTGATTTTTCCCAGCGCCTATGCCCTTACACCTGGCGAGGTTCCGGTTGGCGGTGTTTTGCGCGACGCAACATTGCAAGGCTTCGGTGGTGATGTTCTACGTTTGTCCTCACTGCGCGGAAAGCCGCTAATCATAAACGTCTGGGCAAGTTGGTGCGGTCCGTGTAAAGCAGAGATGGGATCATTGGAGAACCTGCACAAACGCTATGGTGGCAAACAATTTAACCTTATCGGTATCTCCACCGATGATGACACTAATGCGGCTTTCTATTTTCTCATGCGTGAGGGAATAACTTTCGATAACTACGCCGACAAGAATCTCATGATGGAAAACATGCTAGGCGCTAATACCATACCCGTTACCCTGCTTATTGATGCCAATGGCAAAGTACTCAAGAAAGTGAGGGGATTTAAGGAATGGGATAGCCCGGAAACGATTAAAATGATTGCATCGGTATTGGGCGTGAAGTTATAA
- a CDS encoding S24 family peptidase: MDLDSCSSSEPFALQVVDNSMEPEFKKGCIIMISPDGAVKHESYVLAIVENGYIFRQLLIEDGQWFLSPLHEDYLHEKRPIEKEAIRGVIVSQSGTRGRRSERKNYT, from the coding sequence ATGGATCTAGACAGTTGTAGTTCAAGCGAGCCATTCGCATTGCAAGTTGTTGATAACAGTATGGAGCCCGAGTTTAAAAAGGGTTGCATCATAATGATTTCCCCTGATGGCGCAGTCAAACATGAGTCTTATGTCCTGGCGATAGTGGAGAACGGCTATATATTTCGTCAGTTGCTCATCGAAGACGGACAGTGGTTTTTATCCCCACTGCACGAAGACTATTTACATGAGAAACGGCCTATCGAAAAGGAGGCCATCCGCGGTGTTATAGTTTCACAATCCGGTACACGTGGTAGACGGTCTGAGAGGAAAAATTACACCTGA
- a CDS encoding amidohydrolase, whose product MELRTRTLTRLLQIILLGYASQVVAWDDIYFVDAHSQFDANVTHDIMLDRMVNNQVKATILATRGPSALNERQKSLFDFTQLAAGSSVEILPALRSKSSLYFDGTDSEADVLAYKDFLEKQLIYPNNNGYSIPYRATGEVLNYHQSKSEDIPLVIKSLFSPYVQETLNIAKNKNWPFIVHLEFGAMTKEEFLHYRDELEKLLDDNPTHNFILIHMAQLDLAQTLRMLMRHDNVYFLTSHADPLAAATIFPWTNLFEPDGNGGYRLQRPWQNAFNHHSDRFIFALDNVFVVHWQNQYNEKIKYWRTALSQLKYQAAHNIAHCNAERLWNISSEYSCN is encoded by the coding sequence ATGGAATTACGTACTCGAACTTTGACTCGTCTATTACAGATTATTTTGCTTGGTTATGCATCTCAAGTTGTTGCATGGGACGATATCTATTTCGTCGACGCGCACAGTCAATTTGATGCGAACGTGACACACGATATAATGCTCGACCGCATGGTGAACAATCAAGTGAAAGCGACGATACTGGCCACGCGTGGCCCAAGTGCGCTAAACGAACGACAAAAATCCTTGTTTGATTTTACGCAATTGGCAGCTGGCTCTTCTGTAGAAATATTGCCCGCGTTAAGGAGCAAAAGCAGTTTATATTTCGATGGTACCGATAGTGAAGCCGATGTTCTCGCGTATAAGGATTTTCTTGAAAAACAACTGATTTATCCAAATAACAACGGGTATTCTATTCCTTACCGTGCTACTGGCGAAGTGCTGAACTACCACCAAAGTAAGAGCGAAGATATTCCGCTGGTTATAAAATCCCTATTTTCACCTTACGTACAGGAAACCTTGAATATAGCCAAGAATAAAAATTGGCCATTCATAGTCCATCTGGAATTTGGCGCGATGACGAAGGAGGAGTTTCTACATTATCGAGACGAACTTGAAAAACTTTTGGACGACAATCCTACTCATAATTTCATACTTATACACATGGCGCAGCTTGATCTTGCTCAAACGCTACGTATGCTGATGCGCCATGACAACGTCTATTTTCTCACATCACATGCAGATCCCCTTGCGGCCGCTACTATATTTCCTTGGACGAATCTCTTTGAACCGGATGGGAATGGTGGTTATCGATTACAACGACCGTGGCAAAATGCATTTAACCATCATAGCGATCGCTTTATTTTCGCGCTAGATAATGTGTTTGTTGTGCACTGGCAAAATCAATATAACGAAAAAATTAAGTATTGGCGAACTGCGTTATCTCAATTGAAATATCAGGCGGCGCATAATATCGCGCATTGCAATGCCGAACGTTTATGGAATATCAGTTCAGAATACAGCTGCAATTGA
- a CDS encoding Hsp70 family protein, whose translation MNSICGIDFGTSNSTIGVVEQGHPILLPVEPGRANMPSALFFHFEDHRTSFGSEAIDDYIDGEYGRLMRSLKSILGTSLMNQTTQVGMRRVTYPEIIADFISELKKRAETQTGETLTQVVAGRPVHFVDGDKEADDSAQQALAEVYRAVGFKDVEFQFEPIAAALNYEQQLHQEELAMIVDIGGGTSDFSIIRLSPQRIHATDRYADILATTGVHVGGNDFDRRFNLYKAMPELGMQSYVQETSRLQMPTAPYFQLATWHLIHKQYDRANINYIEQLKLCAEQPDLIERLLKVLKDQQGHRLITHVEACKISLSEHLEAELDLAFIKPNLRPQCQRAEFDQATEKELASIDQTIRHTLSQAQISPEQIDSIFLTGGTTGLPSVQHVVKNVFPQVNVVEGDRFGSVGTGLTLDAMRRFG comes from the coding sequence ATGAACTCAATTTGCGGTATTGATTTTGGAACATCCAATTCCACGATTGGCGTCGTGGAGCAGGGGCATCCGATTTTACTCCCTGTTGAGCCGGGTCGGGCGAACATGCCCAGTGCCCTGTTTTTTCATTTTGAAGACCACCGCACCAGTTTTGGCAGTGAAGCCATTGATGATTATATCGATGGAGAATATGGGCGTTTGATGCGCTCTTTAAAGAGTATTCTTGGTACGTCTCTGATGAATCAAACAACTCAAGTTGGGATGCGTCGCGTGACTTATCCTGAGATCATCGCTGACTTTATCTCGGAGTTAAAGAAACGTGCGGAAACGCAAACCGGTGAAACACTGACTCAAGTGGTGGCGGGGCGCCCGGTGCATTTTGTGGATGGTGATAAGGAGGCCGATGATTCAGCGCAACAGGCACTGGCGGAAGTCTATCGCGCCGTTGGTTTCAAGGATGTTGAGTTTCAATTTGAGCCCATTGCCGCAGCCTTAAACTACGAGCAACAGTTACACCAGGAAGAGCTGGCGATGATTGTGGATATTGGCGGTGGTACCTCGGATTTTTCCATCATCCGTTTGTCTCCGCAGCGCATACACGCAACAGATCGCTATGCTGACATTCTGGCTACTACGGGCGTGCATGTCGGTGGTAACGATTTTGATCGACGCTTTAATCTATACAAGGCGATGCCTGAGCTTGGTATGCAGAGCTATGTACAGGAGACATCGCGACTACAGATGCCAACCGCTCCCTATTTTCAACTCGCAACATGGCATTTGATACATAAACAATATGATCGGGCGAATATAAACTATATAGAGCAATTGAAACTCTGTGCCGAACAACCCGATTTGATCGAGCGTCTACTCAAGGTGTTAAAAGATCAGCAAGGGCATCGCCTGATTACCCATGTAGAGGCCTGCAAAATTAGTCTATCTGAACATCTTGAAGCTGAGCTTGATCTGGCGTTTATAAAACCCAATTTACGACCACAGTGTCAGCGTGCGGAGTTTGATCAAGCCACAGAGAAAGAGCTGGCGAGCATTGATCAAACCATTCGGCACACTTTATCGCAAGCGCAGATTTCCCCTGAGCAAATCGATAGCATCTTCTTAACCGGTGGTACTACCGGCCTACCTTCTGTGCAACATGTAGTGAAGAACGTCTTTCCGCAGGTGAATGTGGTGGAGGGTGATCGATTTGGGAGCGTTGGTACAGGATTGACGCTGGACGCAATGCGGCGTTTCGGATAG
- a CDS encoding PEP-CTERM sorting domain-containing protein, with translation MFINSFKSNFFSTCLLCFSLITISQAKATVIYDNTTNPIGGGTALNYALSADDFQLSQNTTVTGATIGLYGGGINLWDLSGEWAIFSNGPNQPGSILAIGLADNAQLVGTDYSFDFGDSVMLNANTTYWFGFHALNGGNNAGLAWQSRSSPIGSTSATISLSGGYTNPLIANYSNSSDWVLHSSFDIVFQLHGYTAVPEPSAIALFALGLLGLSFSRKHKA, from the coding sequence ATGTTTATCAATTCCTTCAAATCAAACTTCTTCTCTACTTGCTTATTGTGTTTTTCGCTCATAACGATATCTCAGGCAAAAGCGACTGTCATCTACGATAATACGACCAACCCAATCGGTGGAGGAACGGCTCTCAACTATGCACTGTCGGCAGATGACTTTCAGTTAAGTCAAAATACAACCGTAACCGGAGCGACCATAGGCCTTTACGGTGGAGGTATAAATCTCTGGGATTTGAGCGGTGAATGGGCTATTTTCAGTAATGGCCCCAATCAACCCGGCAGCATATTAGCAATTGGTCTTGCTGACAATGCCCAACTGGTAGGAACTGATTATAGTTTTGACTTTGGCGATAGCGTCATGCTGAACGCAAACACTACCTATTGGTTCGGATTTCATGCACTAAATGGGGGAAACAACGCTGGCTTAGCCTGGCAGAGCCGATCATCGCCAATAGGCTCAACCAGTGCGACGATTAGTTTATCAGGTGGCTATACTAATCCTTTAATTGCTAACTACAGCAATTCTTCTGACTGGGTGCTTCATTCTTCATTTGACATAGTCTTTCAATTGCACGGATATACAGCTGTTCCAGAACCCTCAGCCATTGCCTTATTCGCCCTCGGCTTGCTGGGGCTAAGCTTTTCCAGAAAGCACAAGGCATAA